One window from the genome of Bubalus kerabau isolate K-KA32 ecotype Philippines breed swamp buffalo chromosome 17, PCC_UOA_SB_1v2, whole genome shotgun sequence encodes:
- the CES3 gene encoding carboxylesterase 3: MGTVVRTGSRVLVGVACLLLAFSATDTGPGVTQPEVDTPLGRVRGRQVGVKGTDRLVNVFLGIPFAQPPLGPHRFSAPRPAESWEGVRDASRAHAMCPQDPERMNNSRFTLDGKHQTFPISEDCLILNIYSPAEAPSVAGRPVMVWFHGGSLVTGTAISHDGSALAAYGDVVVVTVQYRLGFLGFFSTGDKHAPGNWGFLDVVAALRWVQGNITPFGGDFNSVTIFGESSGASVASALVLSPLAAGLFHRAIAQSGIITIPGLLDPNPWLLAQTLADSLACNSDSSAEMVQCLRQKTSEEMILAYKLKKVALYNIDGTFFPKSPEELLRERQFPSVPFLFGVNNHEFGWLIPRGWGFLDKMDQLSLEDMLAILRPFLTYMDVPTEVMPTIIKEYLGSSSDGQAKQEAFQELISDIIITLPMLQFARDLQDSGVSIFFYEFQHRPSSFAKIKPAWVRADHGAELTFMFGGPFLTDESSMLAFPEATEEEKQLSLTMMAQWTNFAWTGDPNGKGLPLWPPFNHAEEYLEISLVPRVNQKPREARMQLWAEILPTKFGQWQQKQKGKKVQEEL; the protein is encoded by the exons ATGGGCACAGTGGTAAGAACCGGGTCCAGGGTCCTGGTCGGGGTGGCCTGTCTGCTCCTGGCATTCTCTGCTACAGACACTG GGCCGGGGGTCACTCAGCCTGAAGTGGACACACCCCTGGGCCGTGTGCGAGGCCGGCAGGTGGGCGTGAAGGGCACAGACCGTCTTGTGAACGTCTTCTTGGGCATCCCATTCGCCCAGCCGCCCCTGGGGCCCCACCGGTTCTCGGCCCCACGCCCAGCGGAGTCTTGGGAGGGCGTGCGAGATGCCAGCAGGGCCCACGCCAT GTGCCCACAGGATCCGGAGAGAATGAACAACAGCAGATTTACGCTGGACGGAAAGCACCAGACCTTCCCCATTTCGGAGGACTGCCTGATCCTCAACATATACAGCCCGGCTGAGGCCCCCTCGGTTGCAGGAAGGCCA GTCATGGTGTGGTTCCACGGGGGCTCTCTCGTGACTGGCACCGCCATCTCCCACGATGGGTCTGCCCTGGCCGCCTATGGGGACGTGGTCGTGGTCACAGTCCAGTACCGCCTGGGCTTCCTTGGCTTTTTCAG CACTGGGGACAAGCACGCTCCTGGCAACTGGGGCTTCCTCGACGTCGTGGCTGCTCTGCGCTGGGTGCAGGGGAACATCACCCCCTTTGGGGGTGACTTCAACTCTGTCACCATCTTTGGTGAATCCAGCGGGGCCTCTGTCGCCTCTGCCCTG GTCCTGTCCCCGCTGGCTGCAGGGTTGTTCCACAGAGCTATAGCACAGAGTGGAATCATCACCATACCAGGGTTACTGGATCCTAACCCCTGGCTCCTGGCTCAG ACCCTCGCAGACTCCTTGGCCTGCAACTCTGACTCCTCGGCTGAGATGGTGCAGTGCCTTCGGCAGAAGACGAGCGAGGAGATGATCCTTGCCTACAAGTTG AAAAAAGTAGCTTTGTACAACATCGACGGCACCTTCTTTCCCAAGAGCCCTGAGGAGCTCCTGAGGGAGAGGCAGTTCCCCTCTGTGCCCTTCCTCTTCGGTGTCAACAACCACGAGTTTGGCTGGCTCATCCCCAGG GGCTGGGGTTTCCTGGATAAGATGGATCAACTGAGCCTGGAGGACATGCTGGCCATCTTGAGGCCCTTCTTGACCTATATG GATGTGCCCACTGAGGTGATGCCCACCATCATAAAGGAATACCTAGGCAGCAGCTCAGATGGACAAGCCAAGCAAGAAGCCTTCCAGGAATTGATAAGTGACATTATCATAACCTTACCCATGTTGCAATTTGCAAGAGACCTCCAAG ATTCTGGGGTCTccatctttttctatgagttccAGCATCGACCCAGTTCTTTTGCGAAGATCAAGCCAGCCTGGGTCCGGGCTGATCATGGGGCTGAGTTGACCTTCATGTTCGGCGGTCCTTTCCTCACGGATGAGAGCTCCATGTTGG CCTTTCCAGAAGCCACAGAGGAGGAGAAGCAACTGAGCCTCACCATGATGGCCCAGTGGACCAACTTTGCCTGGACAGG GGACCCCAATGGCAAGGGGCTGCCTCTTTGGCCACCATTCAACCATGCGGAGGAATACCTGGAAATCAGCCTGGTGCCACGGGTCAACCAGAAGCCAAGGGAGGCCCGAATGCAGCTCTGGGCAGAGATACTTCCCACCAAGTTTGGGCAGTGGCAGCAGAAGCAGAAGGGCAAGAAGGTCCAGGAGGAACTCTGA
- the CES4A gene encoding carboxylesterase 4A, whose amino-acid sequence MYFNTHKRYKWLHFSEDCLYLNVHAPVRARGDPLQPVSTQPSTTHHPTQAPHCPAQASALLAQVMIWFPGGAFLVGSASTYDGSELAAREKVVVVVLQHRLGILGFLSTGDSQARGNWALLDQILALRWVQKNIEAFGGDPGCVTLFGQSSGAMCISGLMTSPLARGLFHRAISQSGTAVFQIFITPDPLKVAKKIAQLAGCNHNSTKILVDCLRTLSGAEVMRVSQKMRFFKLHSQEDPQKVVWFMSPVVDGVVFQDNPIVLLTQGQIAPVPYLLGVNNLEFNWLLPFIMKLPMSHLRKETIAKLLWSTSTLLNVTKEQLPLVMEEYLRDVDDHDQKMLQKHVMDLAADATFVYSTLKAARYHHNAGFPVYLYEFEHYAPGAIVKPRTDGADHGDEIGFIFGSPFSKGHSSSKEKALSLQMMKYWANFARTGNPNGGKLPYWPRYNKDEKYLQLDLTTRVGVMLREEKMAFWERLHQN is encoded by the exons ATGTATTTCAACACACACAAACGATATAAATGGCTGCACTTCAGTGAGGACTGTCTGTACCTGAATGTGCACGCGCCAGTGCGAGCGCGCGGGGACCCTCTGCAGCCCGTGAGTACTCAGCCTTCAACCACCCACCATCCCACTCAAGCACCCCACTGTCCCGCTCAGGCCTCAGCCCTTCTCGCCCAGGTGATGATCTGGTTCCCAGGAGGCGCCTTCCTCGTGGGTTCCGCTTCCACGTACGATGGCTCCGAATTGGCTGCCCGGGAGAAAGTGGTGGTCGTGGTTCTGCAGCACAGGCTTGGCATCTTGGGCTTCCTCAG CACTGGCGACAGCCAAGCGCGCGGGAACTGGGCCCTGCTGGACCAGATTTTGGCTCTGCGCTGGGTGCAGAAGAACATCGAAGCCTTCGGTGGAGACCCAGGCTGCGTGACTTTGTTCGGCCAGTCATCAGGGGCCATGTGCATCTCGGGACTG atgacatcacccctAGCCCGGGGTCTCTTCCATCGGGCCATTTCCCAGAGTGGCACTGCAGTATTCCAAATCTTCATCACTCCTGATCCACTGAAGGTGGCCAAG AAGATTGCCcagctggcaggctgcaatcaCAACAGCACAAAGATTCTGGTAGACTGCCTGAGAACACTATCGGGGGCTGAGGTGATGCGTGTTTCCCAGAAGATG AGATTCTTCAAACTGCACTCCCAGGAAGACCCTCAAAAG GTTGTGTGGTTCATGAGCCCCGTGGTGGACGGTGTAGTGTTCCAGGACAACCCTATTGTGCTTCTGACTCAAGGGCAGATTGCACCTGTGCCTTACCTTTTGGGTGTCAACAATCTGGAGTTCAACTGGCTCTTGCCTTTT ATCATGAAGCTCCCGATGAGCCATCTGAGGAAAGAAACCATCGCCAAGCTGCTCTGGAGTACCAGCACCCTGTTG AATGTCACCAAGGAGCAGTTACCACTGGTGATGGAGGAGTACCTGCGTGATGTGGATGACCATGACCAGAAGATGCTACAAAAACATGTGATGGACCTAGCGGCGGATGCTACCTTTGTGTACTCCACACTGAAGGCTGCCCGCTACCACCACA ATGCTGGCTTCCCTGTCTACCTGTACGAGTTTGAGCACTACGCTCCTGGCGCTATCGTAAAACCCCGCACTGATGGGGCAGACCACGGAGATGAGATTGGCTTCATCTTCGGAAGTCCTTTCTCCAAAG GCCATTCCTCAAGCAAGGAGAAGGCACTGAGCCTCCAGATGATGAAATACTGGGCCAACTTCGCTCGCACAGG AAACCCCAATGGTGGGAAGCTGCCCTACTGGCCACGCTACAACAAGGATGAGAAGTACCTGCAGCTGGATTTAACCACAAGGGTGGGTGTGATGCTCAGGGAGGAGAAGATGGCCTTTTGGGAGAGGCTGCATCAGAATTAA